One genomic region from Triplophysa dalaica isolate WHDGS20190420 chromosome 23, ASM1584641v1, whole genome shotgun sequence encodes:
- the ralaa gene encoding ras-related protein Ral-A gives MAAAKPKGQNSLALHKVIMVGSGGVGKSALTLQFMYDEFVEDYEPTKADSYRKKVVLDGEEVQIDILDTAGQEDYAAIRDNYFRSGEGFLCVFSITELESFAATADFREQILRVKEDENVPFLLVGNKSDLEDRRQVNADEAKARADQWGVCYVETSAKTRANVDKVFFDLMREIRARKMEDSKEKNGKKKRKSLAKRFRERCCIL, from the exons ATGGCAGCAGCCAAGCCGAAAGGCCAGAACTCTCTGGCTCTTCATAAAGTGATCATGGTTGGCAGTGGTGGTGTTGGAAAGTCAGCTTTAACTTTGCAGTTCATGTATGATGAG TTTGTGGAGGACTATGAACCCACAAAAGCCGACAGCTACAGGAAGAAAGTGGTTCTGGATGGTGAGGAAGTCCAGATTGATATTCTGGACACAGCAGGTCAGGAGGATTATGCGGCTATCCGGGATAACTACTTTCGCAGCGGGGAAGGTTTCCTTTGTGTCTTCTCAATCACTGAACTTGAATCTTTTGCAGCAACTGCTGATTTCAG AGAGCAGATTCTGCGGGTGAAGGAGGATGAAAACGTGCCCTTTCTGCTGGTGGGGAACAAGTCCGATCTGGAGGACAGGAGGCAGGTTAACGCAGATGAAGCCAAAGCCAGAGCTGATCAGTGGGGCGTTTGCTACGTGGAGACGTCTGCTAAGACCCGCGCCAATGTAGATAAG GTTTTCTTTGATCTCATGAGAGAAATCCGTGCCAGGAAGATGGAGGACAGCAAGGAGAAGAATGGaaagaagaagaggaaaagTCTGGCCAAACGATTCCGTGAACGATGTTGCATTTTATAG